A portion of the Cydia fagiglandana chromosome 7, ilCydFagi1.1, whole genome shotgun sequence genome contains these proteins:
- the LOC134666156 gene encoding synaptic vesicle 2-related protein-like yields MGDIDSTTNGSVCEKIPDEKCNGVSESDKTPFEDALKIIGTGTYNYRLLTIVIYSLLAATAEVFTIGVVTTAAQCDLGLDVEKKGLMSSIPILGVVVSAHFWGFLADTRGRRFALIISTSACCVAGLLAAFASSWIYLAVIKFIGAIFGVNLLLIVFFTFESPKFYFAVGEHEMGLKIMQKFYKMNTGNALEEYPVKYVVLNKDDYKARQRNFFRSIWEQTTPLFSKKHIKSTVLIFLCGLPSYCVAPPLSIWLPFIMNSFSKSENNIQFCDIFRMKTITNDNSSVIPECDDRVADITYITLSTFAAYLVFCSLSTCLVIKYIGKKWTFVINHFVCAVLCVMINYLNMLGGVVALVGLSANVSCMGIVTTYAIELFPTYMRAMAVCLTILCGRAVSIVFSNIIGAQLQNNCFNFIFIVAGLIAFGGFVGIFLPSDRKKKEMIKEDKETNNTT; encoded by the exons ATGGGTGATATAGACAGTACAACAAATGGAAGTGTATGTGAGAAGATCCCTGATGAGAAATGTAACGGCGTCAGTGAAAGTGACAAGACTCCATTCGAAGATGCACTGAAAATAATAG GCACAGGAACTTACAACTACAGACTTCTGACAATCGTAATCTACTCCTTGTTGGCCGCCACCGCAGAGGTGTTCACAATTGGTGTCGTGACCACGGCCGCGCAGTGCGACCTGGGGCTCGATGTTGAAAAGAAGGGATTGATGAGCTCCATTCCCATTTTAG GTGTAGTAGTGAGTGCGCATTTCTGGGGCTTCCTGGCGGATACCCGTGGACGCCGGTTCGCACTCATCATCAGCACTTCTGCTTGTTGCGTCGCGGGGCTGTTGGCTGCGTTCGCCAGCAGCTGGATTTACTTAGCCGTCATCAAGTTCATAGGAGCTATCTT TGGCGTCAACCTGCTACTAATTGTGTTTTTCACATTCGAGAGCCCAAAATTCTACTTTGCCGTCGGGGAACATGAGATGGGATTGAAGATTATGcagaaattttataaaatgaacACTGGAAATGCTTTGGAAGAGTATCCA GTTAAATATGTCGTTTTAAACAAAGACGATTACAAGGCGCGGCAAAGGAATTTCTTCCGCTCCATTTGGGAGCAAACTACGCCGCTGTTCAGCAAAAAACACATCAAGAGCACGGTGCTGATCTTTTTGTGTGGCTTACCCTCGTACTGCGT AGCACCGCCCTTATCCATCTGGTTGCCATTCATCATGAACAGTTTTAGCaaatcagaaaataatatacaattttGCGATATCTTCCGGATGAAGACAATAACAAATGACAACAGTTCTGTG atacCTGAATGTGACGACAGAGTAGCCGACATCACCTACATAACCCTCTCTACATTCGCTGCCTACCTCGTCTTCTGCTCTTTAAGCACCTGCCTCGTCATCAAATACATCGGCAAGAAATGGACCTTTGTGATCAATCACTTCGTCTGCGCAGTATTGTGCGTCATGATCAACTATTTGAACATGCTTGGTGGAGTTGTAGCGTTAGTGGGGCTCTCGGCCAACGTGTCATGTATGGGCATTGTCACTACTTATGCTATTGAACTGTTCCCGACTTACATGAG aGCAATGGCGGTGTGTCTCACTATACTCTGCGGGCGCGCCGTGTCGATCGTCTTCTCCAATATTATAGGAGCTCAGTTACAAAATAactgttttaattttatattcatCGTGGCGGGCTTGATTGCGT TTGGAGGTTTCGTTGGAATTTTCCTCCCATCAGACAGAAAGAAAAAGGAAATGATTAAAGAAGATAAAGAAACTAACAACACTACTTGA